A genomic segment from Thermodesulfobacteriota bacterium encodes:
- a CDS encoding sulfite exporter TauE/SafE family protein: MRFLTKAGQFLYAGAQAHAEWEISTARTILSDKRRLLVLVLMLLPILIGGVVFADDIAGGLPGYLGGKTAYSPSFFTMKVFIASILIGLCAGLITGCIGAGGGFIIAPALMSAGIKGILAVGTDLFHIFAKAIMGSVLHKKLGNISVSLAVIFLIGSIGGASLGGWINRVLYELNPVISDAFITTIYVLMLGALGLYSLLDFLKARKAEGGGDFHGGKDEGTDMGNLPKKLQAMNLPPMVTFDQGLIPGGRRISSWFLIASGFFVGLAAAIMGVGGGFLTFPIFVYVLGVSSMTTVGTDIFQIIFTAGYAAIGQYAIYGFIFYTLAMGMLLGSLVGIQIGAMTTKVVKGITIRGFYAMAVLAGFINRFFALPSKLSSVGWFPLSKETAAILDKLGIWLFFVFITIFAVWVIGTFVLNIKKLRGKEA, from the coding sequence ATGCGGTTCTTGACCAAAGCAGGCCAGTTCCTGTACGCGGGCGCGCAAGCCCATGCGGAATGGGAAATCAGTACGGCCAGAACCATTTTGAGCGATAAAAGACGCCTCCTGGTTCTGGTATTGATGCTGCTGCCGATCCTCATCGGCGGCGTGGTGTTCGCCGACGACATCGCCGGCGGGCTCCCGGGCTATCTCGGCGGAAAAACCGCCTACAGCCCGTCCTTCTTTACCATGAAAGTCTTCATCGCCTCGATCCTGATCGGTCTGTGCGCGGGGCTGATTACCGGCTGCATCGGCGCGGGCGGCGGGTTCATCATCGCCCCGGCCCTGATGAGCGCCGGCATCAAGGGTATTCTGGCGGTGGGTACTGACCTGTTCCATATTTTTGCCAAGGCCATCATGGGCAGCGTGCTGCACAAAAAACTCGGCAACATCTCGGTGTCCCTGGCCGTCATCTTCCTGATCGGCTCCATCGGCGGCGCCTCCCTGGGCGGGTGGATCAACCGCGTTCTGTATGAATTAAACCCTGTCATCAGCGACGCCTTTATCACCACCATCTACGTGCTCATGCTGGGCGCCCTGGGCCTTTATTCCCTGCTTGACTTTCTCAAGGCCAGAAAGGCGGAGGGCGGCGGCGATTTCCACGGCGGAAAAGACGAGGGCACTGATATGGGCAATCTGCCAAAAAAACTCCAGGCCATGAACCTGCCCCCCATGGTCACCTTTGACCAGGGCCTGATTCCCGGCGGACGCCGTATCTCCTCCTGGTTCCTCATAGCCAGCGGTTTTTTCGTCGGCCTGGCCGCGGCCATCATGGGCGTAGGCGGCGGATTTCTGACTTTCCCCATCTTCGTTTACGTTCTGGGCGTATCCTCCATGACCACCGTGGGCACGGATATTTTCCAGATCATCTTTACGGCCGGATACGCGGCCATCGGCCAGTATGCCATCTACGGCTTCATCTTCTATACCCTGGCCATGGGCATGCTGCTGGGTTCCCTGGTGGGCATCCAGATCGGCGCCATGACCACCAAAGTGGTCAAGGGCATCACCATCCGGGGATTTTACGCCATGGCGGTGCTGGCCGGCTTTATCAACCGGTTTTTCGCCCTGCCCTCCAAACTCTCCTCCGTGGGCTGGTTCCCGCTTTCCAAGGAGACAGCGGCCATTCTGGACAAACTGGGCATCTGGCTCTTTTTTGTCTTTATCACCATTTTCGCGGTCTGGGTCATCGGCACGTTTGTATTGAACATCAAAAAACTTAGAGGCAAGGAGGCGTAA
- a CDS encoding PEP/pyruvate-binding domain-containing protein, with product MKRLIHFFKSRLTGTSSADTVDVEGLRIAFKERYHHFKLLLNANNSALEIMTAMEQALAGRQPFGMSFVRSNCIAITVNLLRLLKHLEQLSGGKYNPLYGRFDEIMKNVSALIEQKKEPADQRAVIPLADVDRTMADLVGGKMANLGEIRNKVGLKVPAGFVISARAYQHFIAHNDLQADIDKRFIAIDITDMEALYAASEEIRKMIISAPLPEDLEQEMTGAAGALEQESGGPVPMALRSSAMGEDSAANSFAGQYHSELNVSLASLVQTYKEVVASKYSLTAITYRLNKGIRDEDIAMSVGCLAMVDARCGGVMYTRNPLDAGDDSIFINSAWGLPKAVVDGSVDCDLFVVARTEPLEISRRDIRDKKSRFVCRTEGGTCRMETVDETVSQPSIRDDEATALAELAVRMELYYGSPQDVEWAIDRDGTVYILQCRPLRQMESGTAEVSDALMQKARENVLASGGTVICPGIAAGEVFIVTGPDDMVRFPEGGVLVASQALPLWASLLNRTAAVLTEHGTFAGHLANVAREFQVPAIFGLKDLTRTLKNGDRVTVDAGSACVYAGIVDLPQRPADSDRSRIEGSPVYNTLLEVSRYIIPLNLLDPYSPDFKPENCQTFHDITRFAHEKSVQEMFNFGRDHDFSERSSKQLFYKVPMQWWILNLDDGVREDARGKHIRLEEITSVPMLALWEGMIAVPWDGPPPIDNKGLASVMFRSTANRDLETSVKSAYTERNYFMISKNYCSFTSRLGYHFSTVESLVSERTAENYISFRFKGGAADSQRRIRRIRFIADILTDHGFRVETNRDNLVARVEGFEIAFMLERLKILGYLVLHTRQLDMIMSNEAAIAYYREKINADIRKSVLAGQAGSG from the coding sequence ATGAAACGACTGATCCATTTCTTCAAATCGCGGCTCACCGGAACGTCATCCGCCGACACGGTCGACGTGGAGGGCCTCCGCATTGCCTTCAAGGAGCGCTACCACCACTTCAAGCTGCTGCTCAACGCCAATAACAGCGCCCTTGAAATCATGACCGCCATGGAACAGGCCCTGGCGGGCAGGCAGCCCTTCGGCATGTCCTTTGTCAGAAGCAACTGCATCGCCATTACCGTCAACCTGCTCCGCCTCCTCAAACACCTGGAGCAGTTAAGCGGCGGCAAATACAACCCGCTTTACGGGCGTTTTGACGAAATCATGAAAAACGTCAGCGCCCTGATCGAGCAGAAAAAAGAGCCCGCCGACCAGCGGGCCGTCATTCCCCTGGCCGACGTGGACCGCACCATGGCGGACCTGGTCGGCGGCAAGATGGCCAACCTGGGCGAAATCCGGAACAAGGTCGGGCTGAAGGTCCCGGCCGGATTTGTCATTTCCGCCCGTGCCTATCAACACTTCATTGCCCACAACGATCTCCAGGCCGACATCGACAAGCGCTTTATCGCCATCGATATCACCGATATGGAGGCCCTCTACGCCGCCAGCGAGGAGATCCGGAAAATGATCATCAGCGCGCCTCTTCCGGAAGACCTGGAGCAGGAGATGACCGGGGCCGCCGGCGCCCTGGAGCAAGAATCGGGCGGACCGGTTCCCATGGCCTTGAGAAGCAGCGCCATGGGCGAAGACTCGGCCGCCAACTCCTTTGCCGGACAGTATCACTCCGAACTCAACGTGTCCCTGGCGTCCCTGGTGCAAACCTACAAGGAGGTCGTGGCCAGCAAGTACAGTTTGACCGCCATCACCTACCGCCTCAATAAAGGCATCCGGGATGAAGACATCGCCATGAGCGTCGGCTGTCTGGCCATGGTGGACGCCCGCTGCGGCGGCGTCATGTACACCCGCAATCCCCTGGACGCCGGCGACGACTCCATCTTCATCAATTCAGCCTGGGGCCTGCCCAAGGCCGTGGTGGACGGCAGCGTGGACTGCGACCTGTTCGTGGTCGCGCGGACTGAACCCCTGGAGATATCCCGCCGGGATATCCGGGACAAAAAAAGCCGTTTCGTCTGCCGGACCGAAGGCGGCACCTGCCGGATGGAAACCGTTGATGAAACCGTGTCCCAGCCGTCCATTCGGGATGACGAGGCCACGGCCCTGGCGGAACTGGCCGTGCGCATGGAACTGTACTATGGGTCTCCCCAGGACGTGGAATGGGCCATCGACCGGGACGGAACTGTCTATATCCTTCAGTGTCGACCCCTTCGGCAGATGGAATCCGGAACGGCCGAAGTTTCCGACGCCCTCATGCAGAAGGCCAGGGAAAACGTGCTGGCCTCGGGGGGAACCGTCATCTGCCCGGGAATCGCCGCCGGAGAAGTGTTCATCGTGACCGGTCCCGACGACATGGTCCGCTTTCCCGAGGGCGGGGTACTGGTGGCCAGCCAGGCGCTGCCCCTGTGGGCCTCGCTGCTCAACCGCACGGCCGCCGTTCTGACCGAGCACGGCACCTTTGCCGGTCATCTGGCCAACGTCGCCCGGGAATTCCAGGTGCCGGCCATATTCGGCCTGAAAGACCTCACCCGGACCCTGAAAAACGGTGACCGCGTGACGGTGGACGCCGGCAGCGCCTGTGTTTACGCCGGCATCGTGGACCTCCCCCAGCGGCCCGCGGATTCCGACCGCAGCCGCATCGAAGGCAGCCCGGTGTATAACACCCTGCTGGAGGTCAGCCGATACATCATCCCCCTGAACCTGCTGGACCCCTATTCTCCGGACTTCAAACCCGAGAACTGCCAAACCTTTCACGACATCACCCGCTTTGCCCATGAGAAATCGGTGCAGGAGATGTTCAATTTCGGCAGGGATCACGACTTCTCCGAGCGCTCCAGCAAGCAGCTCTTCTATAAAGTGCCCATGCAATGGTGGATACTGAACCTGGATGACGGGGTCCGGGAAGACGCCAGAGGAAAGCATATCCGGCTGGAGGAGATCACGTCCGTTCCCATGCTGGCCCTGTGGGAAGGCATGATCGCGGTGCCCTGGGACGGGCCGCCGCCCATTGACAACAAGGGGCTGGCTTCGGTTATGTTCCGCTCCACGGCCAACCGGGACCTGGAGACGTCCGTCAAGTCCGCCTACACGGAACGCAACTATTTCATGATTTCCAAAAATTACTGCAGCTTCACGTCCCGGCTGGGATATCATTTTTCAACCGTGGAGTCCCTGGTCAGCGAACGGACCGCCGAAAACTATATCAGCTTCCGTTTCAAGGGAGGCGCCGCCGACAGCCAGCGCCGGATCCGGCGCATCCGGTTCATCGCCGACATCCTCACGGATCACGGGTTCCGGGTCGAAACCAACCGGGACAACCTGGTCGCCCGGGTCGAAGGATTTGAAATCGCTTTCATGCTGGAGCGATTGAAAATCCTGGGCTATCTGGTTCTGCATACCCGGCAGCTGGACATGATCATGTCCAACGAGGCGGCCATCGCCTATTACCGGGAAAAAATCAACGCCGACATCAGAAAATCCGTTCTGGCCGGACAAGCCGGTTCGGGTTAA
- a CDS encoding SCP2 sterol-binding domain-containing protein, protein MSQQTFTITVDVAELLTEFIPTMARQFIALRGPDEALKGTNLTLTVDVSGSRYSYTIKDGQEFDVKQGDIDNPMVLLAIPLETMSLLADMKNIDMLMGFQGQISGGQASRQKLNSLASLKGTAVYKLRRPDGKEAVITATFNGAKTPACTLKLAIEDARTLTARKDTPIQMFMSGKLQIEGEMSFALAMQPLFS, encoded by the coding sequence ATGTCACAGCAAACATTCACGATTACCGTCGATGTCGCCGAACTCTTAACCGAATTCATCCCCACCATGGCCCGCCAGTTTATCGCCCTGCGGGGACCGGACGAGGCGCTCAAAGGCACCAACCTGACCCTGACCGTCGATGTTTCCGGCAGCCGCTACAGCTACACCATCAAGGACGGACAGGAGTTTGACGTCAAACAGGGTGATATCGACAACCCCATGGTCCTGCTGGCCATCCCCCTGGAAACCATGTCTCTGCTGGCGGACATGAAAAACATCGACATGCTGATGGGATTCCAGGGCCAGATCTCCGGAGGACAGGCTTCCCGTCAAAAACTCAACAGCCTGGCCTCCCTGAAGGGGACGGCTGTTTACAAGCTGAGAAGGCCGGACGGGAAAGAAGCCGTCATCACGGCCACGTTCAACGGCGCCAAGACCCCGGCCTGCACCCTCAAGCTGGCCATTGAAGACGCCCGGACATTGACGGCCCGCAAAGACACGCCCATTCAGATGTTCATGAGCGGCAAGCTGCAGATCGAAGGGGAGATGTCCTTTGCCCTGGCCATGCAGCCCCTGTTCTCCTGA
- a CDS encoding tetratricopeptide repeat protein, with the protein MLNGGTFFRSRALAVLVLLAACLGLYVNTLPNALLWDDLPQIAENRAIRDIRHIPRLLTPRYWNESHPSPNLYRPVREISLALDYFFWKLDPAGYRVTNILIHAINVLLIFYLTTLVAAGGGAGKQPAVRKARVAGWPFLTALFFAAHPIHTESINLVKNRSELLALLFVLISLLLFIRHLAAAGRSRSWLMLAGAWLCFAPALLSKETALSLPGVAALYAVCFISGEERKKALVRVVPYGVTILAYFWFMHVFIRPGDPLPPGAILPEGAVQRALTVMKTLGMYGRMLLVPFPLNAEHAFTVPESLSDPGVVTFLCLLALSAGIAVRSLSGKGIVLFAIGWIGLTLVPAANIVYLVSRPIAEQRLYIPSLGFCLLLAVAVQSLSSIRPGRLNMTRAAVIGSVVFALYAAVTVQRNRDWRDEITFYSQTAAASPKSARIHNNLGVALKKAGRYEEAIGHFQDALRLNPDYINAHLNLAVVLYRTGRSEDAVRHYQAGLAREPDRPGPDYAAAYNNLGAVLMEQGDAEKAMALFRKALTINPEDRDVCYNLGVALMSRGNFQEASALFARVLKMDPGHGPARREQAYCRDMISGGLESGK; encoded by the coding sequence ATGTTGAACGGCGGCACGTTTTTCCGGTCCCGGGCTCTGGCGGTCTTGGTGCTGCTGGCGGCATGCCTGGGCCTGTATGTCAACACGCTGCCCAACGCGCTGCTGTGGGATGACCTGCCGCAGATCGCGGAAAACCGGGCGATCCGGGACATCCGCCACATCCCTCGATTGCTGACGCCCCGCTACTGGAATGAGTCCCATCCTTCCCCGAATCTTTACCGCCCGGTGCGGGAGATATCCCTGGCGCTGGATTATTTTTTCTGGAAGCTGGACCCGGCCGGGTACCGGGTGACCAACATTCTGATTCACGCCATTAACGTCCTGCTGATATTTTATCTGACCACCCTGGTGGCGGCGGGTGGCGGTGCCGGAAAGCAACCGGCCGTCCGCAAGGCGCGGGTAGCGGGATGGCCTTTCCTGACAGCTCTTTTTTTCGCCGCCCATCCGATTCATACCGAATCGATTAACCTGGTCAAAAACCGTTCGGAACTGCTGGCGCTGCTGTTTGTTCTGATATCGCTGCTACTGTTTATCCGTCACCTGGCCGCAGCCGGCCGCAGCCGTTCTTGGTTGATGCTGGCCGGGGCCTGGCTGTGTTTTGCCCCGGCGTTGCTGTCCAAGGAAACGGCCTTGAGCCTGCCGGGGGTAGCGGCGCTCTACGCGGTCTGCTTTATTTCCGGAGAGGAACGAAAAAAGGCCCTGGTGCGGGTGGTCCCTTACGGCGTGACCATCCTGGCGTATTTCTGGTTCATGCACGTTTTCATCCGGCCCGGCGACCCCCTGCCGCCGGGGGCTATTCTCCCCGAGGGCGCCGTTCAGCGGGCGCTGACGGTGATGAAGACCCTGGGCATGTACGGCCGCATGCTGCTGGTGCCTTTTCCGTTGAACGCCGAGCATGCCTTTACGGTCCCGGAGTCACTTTCGGACCCGGGCGTTGTCACTTTCCTGTGTCTGCTGGCATTGAGCGCGGGAATCGCCGTTCGGTCATTGTCCGGCAAAGGGATCGTTCTTTTCGCGATCGGCTGGATCGGGCTGACCCTGGTGCCGGCGGCCAATATCGTCTATCTCGTATCCCGGCCCATTGCCGAGCAGCGGCTGTACATTCCGTCGCTGGGGTTCTGCCTGCTGCTGGCGGTCGCGGTTCAATCCCTTTCCTCCATTCGTCCCGGCCGGCTGAACATGACCCGGGCGGCCGTCATCGGCAGTGTCGTTTTTGCTCTCTATGCGGCCGTTACCGTTCAGCGGAACCGGGACTGGCGCGATGAAATCACGTTTTATTCCCAAACCGCGGCCGCCAGCCCAAAAAGCGCCCGGATTCACAACAACCTCGGCGTGGCCCTGAAAAAAGCCGGCCGGTATGAGGAGGCCATCGGCCATTTCCAGGACGCCCTGCGGCTGAATCCGGACTATATCAATGCCCATTTGAATCTGGCGGTCGTCCTTTACCGGACGGGCCGGTCCGAAGATGCCGTCCGCCATTATCAGGCGGGGCTCGCGCGGGAACCGGACAGGCCCGGCCCGGATTATGCCGCCGCCTACAATAATCTCGGTGCCGTGCTGATGGAACAGGGTGATGCGGAAAAAGCCATGGCGCTGTTCCGCAAGGCCCTGACGATCAATCCCGAGGACAGGGACGTCTGCTATAATTTAGGGGTTGCCCTGATGTCGAGGGGGAATTTTCAGGAGGCGTCGGCCCTGTTCGCTCGGGTGCTGAAGATGGATCCGGGCCATGGCCCTGCCAGGCGGGAGCAGGCGTATTGTCGGGACATGATCAGCGGCGGCCTGGAGTCAGGCAAGTGA
- a CDS encoding flavodoxin family protein, which yields MAKTLLGLIASYRKRGNSEIITKAVARQMGGQWQLSLVRLPDLEISPCRGCYACLIPGKQCQIEDDMVWLLEQMKQADAIIMAAPNYALGPVGIVKMISDRVLQVAHYFHHFQHIPAAVILTLGLKKYAGLAQTALCAQTASLGLNIVRVESFLGTHPGEAALDDSFSQRITDIAQALTRPDAGKTTGPGQCPRCFSDLFRPHPDGGLECAICKSVARQNGGRLDFYYFDPEFTKEGQMKHMEWLFGKKQEYETIKDRLKAVRETFRDGEWKKPVKTP from the coding sequence ATGGCAAAAACGCTGTTGGGATTGATCGCCTCTTACCGGAAACGGGGCAACTCGGAAATTATCACCAAGGCCGTCGCCAGGCAGATGGGTGGGCAATGGCAATTGTCCCTGGTCCGGCTGCCGGACCTGGAGATAAGCCCCTGCCGGGGATGTTACGCCTGCCTGATTCCGGGCAAACAATGCCAGATCGAGGACGATATGGTCTGGCTCCTGGAACAGATGAAACAGGCCGACGCGATCATCATGGCGGCGCCGAACTATGCCCTGGGGCCGGTGGGCATCGTCAAGATGATTTCCGACCGGGTGCTGCAGGTAGCGCACTATTTCCATCATTTCCAGCACATCCCCGCCGCCGTCATCCTGACCCTGGGTCTGAAAAAATACGCCGGCCTGGCCCAGACGGCTCTGTGCGCCCAGACCGCGTCTTTGGGGTTAAATATCGTCCGCGTGGAAAGCTTCCTCGGCACCCATCCCGGTGAAGCGGCCCTGGACGACTCCTTCAGCCAGCGCATCACTGATATCGCGCAGGCACTGACCCGACCGGATGCGGGGAAAACAACCGGCCCCGGACAATGCCCCCGGTGTTTTTCCGACCTGTTCCGGCCCCACCCGGACGGGGGCCTGGAATGCGCCATCTGCAAATCCGTGGCCAGGCAAAATGGCGGCAGGCTGGATTTTTACTATTTTGACCCGGAATTCACCAAAGAAGGCCAGATGAAACACATGGAATGGCTGTTCGGCAAAAAACAGGAGTACGAAACCATAAAAGACCGGCTCAAGGCCGTCCGTGAAACATTCCGGGATGGAGAGTGGAAAAAACCGGTGAAAACGCCTTGA
- a CDS encoding methylenetetrahydrofolate reductase gives MKILQLYESKKASVISLEFFPPKDAGAFEKTVDELALLQPDYVTVTFGAGGSTREGSYQTVKRLIEDKNLPVVAYIAGYGLGPNEITAVLDKYQALGIGTIFVIRGDKPREADFVPHPDSFNYAYEMLRFIRERYDFTLGCAGYPEGHIEAENLEADIEHLKLKIDSGAEYVVTQFCYDNSLFANYVEKCRARGITVPIIPGIMPVYSLKLTRTLTKLCGASIPESMKRLLDGLADAGSDTVLDFGIDQATEQCRGLLRQKVPGLHFYTMDRSRSTCEIIRRLKSDRLI, from the coding sequence ATGAAGATTCTGCAGTTGTATGAAAGCAAAAAAGCGTCGGTCATATCCCTGGAATTTTTCCCGCCCAAGGATGCCGGCGCGTTTGAAAAAACGGTGGACGAACTGGCCCTTTTGCAGCCGGACTATGTGACGGTGACGTTCGGCGCCGGGGGATCAACCCGGGAAGGGTCGTACCAGACCGTTAAACGATTGATCGAGGATAAAAACCTGCCGGTGGTCGCCTATATCGCCGGTTACGGCCTAGGGCCGAACGAGATCACCGCTGTACTGGACAAGTATCAGGCACTGGGAATCGGGACGATTTTTGTTATCCGCGGCGACAAACCCCGGGAGGCCGATTTTGTCCCGCACCCTGACAGCTTCAATTATGCATATGAAATGCTCCGGTTCATCAGGGAAAGATACGACTTCACGCTGGGCTGCGCCGGTTACCCGGAAGGGCATATAGAGGCCGAGAACCTGGAGGCCGACATCGAGCATCTGAAATTGAAGATCGACAGCGGCGCCGAATATGTGGTTACCCAGTTCTGTTATGACAACAGCCTGTTTGCGAATTATGTGGAAAAATGCCGGGCCAGAGGCATCACTGTTCCCATCATCCCCGGCATCATGCCGGTCTATTCTCTGAAATTGACCCGGACGCTCACCAAACTGTGCGGCGCGTCCATCCCCGAATCGATGAAGCGGCTCCTGGACGGATTGGCCGATGCCGGCAGTGACACGGTGCTGGACTTCGGTATCGATCAGGCAACGGAACAGTGCCGGGGTCTGTTGAGGCAGAAGGTGCCGGGGCTGCATTTTTACACCATGGACCGCAGCCGCTCCACCTGCGAGATCATTCGTCGCCTGAAATCGGATCGTTTGATTTAA
- a CDS encoding response regulator, translated as MTTATVLLVDDEEAFVTSNAKLLSKRGYDVRTALEGTTAIRLLAEQDADVVVLDVKMPGMDGITVLKEIKKRFPLVEVIMLSGQATFEAAVEGINLGAGDYLMKPCQISELVRKIEEAREKRKINEEKRRYLGKMGKDGS; from the coding sequence ATGACAACGGCAACAGTACTGCTGGTAGATGACGAGGAGGCTTTTGTCACTTCAAACGCCAAGCTTTTAAGCAAGCGGGGATACGATGTCCGGACCGCCCTTGAAGGGACAACGGCTATTCGACTGCTGGCGGAACAGGATGCCGATGTGGTGGTCCTGGACGTAAAAATGCCGGGCATGGACGGCATTACTGTGCTAAAAGAGATCAAAAAACGGTTTCCCCTGGTGGAGGTCATCATGTTAAGCGGACAGGCCACCTTTGAAGCGGCGGTGGAAGGGATCAACCTCGGCGCCGGCGACTATCTGATGAAGCCCTGCCAGATCAGTGAACTGGTGCGGAAAATTGAAGAGGCCCGCGAGAAGCGGAAAATCAATGAGGAAAAACGCCGTTACCTGGGCAAGATGGGAAAAGACGGCTCCTAA
- a CDS encoding response regulator produces MVNVLFVDDETGFLDVITKRMTRREINATGIPSGEEALALIEKQPVDVVVLDVKMPGCRGGIEILKEIKTRWPLIEVIMLTGHAMLDAAREGMEVGAFDYIVKPADFDELFYKIKDACQKKRLQESKIKGIEDIIRKQT; encoded by the coding sequence ATGGTGAACGTGCTTTTTGTGGATGACGAGACCGGATTTCTCGATGTCATCACCAAACGGATGACCAGGCGGGAGATAAACGCCACCGGCATTCCCAGCGGAGAAGAGGCCCTGGCCCTGATTGAAAAGCAGCCCGTGGACGTGGTGGTCCTGGATGTCAAAATGCCCGGCTGCCGCGGCGGCATCGAGATCTTAAAAGAAATCAAAACCCGATGGCCCCTGATCGAGGTCATCATGCTCACCGGTCACGCCATGCTGGACGCGGCCAGAGAAGGCATGGAGGTCGGCGCCTTTGATTATATCGTCAAACCGGCGGACTTTGACGAACTGTTTTATAAAATAAAGGACGCCTGTCAGAAAAAACGGCTTCAGGAATCAAAAATTAAAGGAATTGAGGATATTATCCGGAAACAGACTTAA